In the Streptomyces sp. NBC_00193 genome, CGCCAGCAGCTGATCCGAAAGCCCGTTCCCAAGCCCGCACCCCGAGACCTGGATCTGCGCACACCGTCGGGCAGACCCCTCCCGTACTGACGGGAGCCCAGGAGTTACGTCACGGCGCCACCGGCCCGGCCCGGCCCCATGCACGGGGTGGGCCTCAGCCGGTGGACACCGCCGCGCCGCCCAGGAAGGCGTTCTCGTACGCCTCGTCGCCGATCGCCGCCCTGGCCTGCCGTTCGCCCTGGTCGCGCACGGCCGTGAGCGAAGGGGAGCCCATCTGCGGCCGGCCCACCGTGCGCCACCAGGCGTGCCCCGTGCCCAGCAGCCGGGCCGCCAGCTCGCCGTCTCCCATGGCCGCCACCGCCGCCGCCAGCAGGTCGAGACCGAGCGCGATCCCGAAGCGGTCGCCCAGCAGCCGTTTGCCCGACAGCATCGCCCGCGCGTGCCGGGCCGCCTCCCCGTGGTGGCCGAGCCCGAACGCCGCCACGGCCAGGATGTAGTCCGCGTACGCCCGCAGCCAGCGCTCGCCCAGCTCCGAGCAGGCCTCGCGCAGGCCCCGGGCCTCCCGCTCGGCCTCCTCGAAGCGACCGAGGTCGCACAGCGCGTAGCCGGTGGCCAGCCGGCACAGCAGCCAGCCCACGCCGCTGGGTCTCCCGCCGTGGCCCCCGCGGGCCCGGGGTCCGGCGAGCGCCAGGGCCCGTACGGGATCGCCCGGCATCAGCACCGACACCGCGTGCAGGTACGCGGCGCGCAGCTCCGGCTCCGGGTCGGCCAGCGCGGCCGCGGCGGCGGTGCACGCCTTGCCGAGCTCCTCGGCCGTGGCCAGGTCGCCCTGGAGCAGGGTGGTGAGCCCCAGGGCCCACAGGGCCTGGACGTACGCGGCCCCCGAGCGCGGCCCCCTGCTCAGGGCCCGTTCCAGGAAGGAGCGGCCCTCGTTCACGTGGCCGCAGGAGAACCAGAAGAACCAGAGCGCGCCGGCCGTCTCCAGGGCCGCCGTCGGATCCGAGCGGAGCAGGTGTTCCAGGGCGGTACGCAGCTGCGCGTGCTCGGCGGTCATCCTGCGGTACCAGTCCACCTGGCCGGGCCCCATCCACCCCGGATCGGCGGCCTTCGAGAGCGCGGCGTACCAGTGGGCGTGCCGGTCGGCGACGACCCGTTCCTCGCCGAGTTCCGCCAGCCAGTCCTGTCCGTACTCGCGGATCGTGTCCAGCAGCCGGTAGCGGGCGCCCGCGCCCCGTTCCCGGCTGCACCGGACCACCGACTTCGCCACCAGGCCCGCCAGCACCCGCTCCACCCGCGCGGCGGGCAGGGGGCCGCCCGAGCACACCGCGCGCGCCGCGGCCACGTCGAAGTCCCCGGTGAAGACCGAGAGCCGGGCCCACAGCAACCGCTCGACGGGTTCGCACAGTTCGTGGCTCCAGCCGATGGCGGTGCGCATCGTCTGGTGCCGGGGGAGCCGGGCGGTGGTGGTGCCGGAGAGCAGGTCGAAGCGGCCTTCGAGGCGCTGCGTCATCTGCTCCAGCGTCCACAGCCGCATCCGGGCGCCGGCCAGTTCGAGGGCGAGGGGGATCCCGTCCAGGCGGCGGCAGATGTCCGCGGCGAGGGCCACCCGGTCCGGGTCGGCGAAGGCGGCCGCGGCGTGCGGGGTGGCGGCCAGGGCGCGGGCCCGGAACAGGACGAGGGCGTCGCTCTCGGGCCCGTCGCTGGGCAGCGGGCTGACCTCGACGAGGTGCTCCCCGGGGGTGCGCAGCGGCTCGCGGGTGGTGATCAGCACCGTCAGGCCCGGTGCGGACTGCAGGAGTTCGCCCACCAGGTGCCGGCAGGCGGCCACCAGGTGCTCGCACGTGTCGAGGACGATCAGCAGCTCCTTGTCGGCCATCCACGCGCACAGTTCCTCGTCCAGGGGGCGCGGGGACTGGTGGGCGAGGCCGATGGTGTGCGCGACGGTGGCGGTGAGCAGGTCGACGTCGCGCAGCGGGGAGAGCTCCACCCACCACACCCCGTCGGGCCTGCGCTGGCGGGGGTCGGCGGCGGCCCGCAGGGCCAGCCTGGACTTGCCGACGCCGCCGACGCCCGTGAGCGTCACGAGCCGTCGCTCGCGCAGCAGGTCGGACAGGAGGCCGAGTTCACGCTCACGGCCCACGAAGCTCGCCGTTTCCGGCGGCAGGTTTCCCGGCACGGCGCCAGAGTCTGGCGCAGGGTCGCCGTCCGCGGAATCTGCCTGATTGTTGTTGACCGAGTACTCACCGAACACGGGAGTATTCTGCGCGATCTTCTTTCCCCGTAGTGCCGTTCGGGTCAGATCGGAACGAACGGGTTGTCAGGACACGCTCTGCCGCGCGGGGTTCAGGAGGCCAGGACGACCCGCCGTTCGGCGGAAAAGGCCCCCCAGGTGCCGTCGGGGAGCCGCGCCCGGAGCTTCACGGTCCATACGGTTCCGGGCGGTTCGGCGACCGTGAGGCGGTGCTCCGCCCGGCCGGACGGGACCGCGCCCGCGCCGAACTGGATGACGGTGGTGGGGCGGCCGTTGACGTAGAGCTCGTACTCGCTGGTCTCCCGCCCGGTCGCCGGGGCGGTCCAGGCGAGGGTCACCGCGCCCGGTGAGGCGGCCGCGGTGAAATCGGCCGGGGCGGTGCCGGTCCGCTGCCCGGGTCCGGGCGGGGTGGTCACGTCGGCGGCGGGGCCGGCGGGGGAGGAGTTGTCGGCCCCGTCGCGGGCCTTGACGGTGAAGGTGTACACGCTGTCGGGCCGGAGGTCCTCCAGGACCGTCGTGGTGACGCCGGGGCCGACCGTGTGGATGCGGGCGTCGCCCTGGTAGACGTCGTACGCGGTGACGCCCGTGTCGTCGGTGGCCGCGGCCCAGGTCAGCCGGGCGGAGGTGGGCCCGAGGGCCTGGCCCTCCGTACGGGGCGGGGCGGTCGGGGCCTGCCGGTCCTCGGCCTTGGCCGCCGGGGTGGTGGCCGAGGCCGTCGCCGCGGCCGGGGAGGTGTTCCCCGCGGCGTCCCGGGCGCGGACCGTGAAGGCGTAGGACGTCTGCGGGGCGAGGCCGGTGATGTCCGTCATCGTCTTGTCGGCGGGCAGTTCCCGGACCAGGCGGTCCGCCTGGAAGACGAGGAAGGAGGTCACCCCGTCGGAGGGCGCGGGCGACTGCCACATGACGTGCACGGTGGTGGCGCTGCCGGCCTGGGCCGTGAGTCCGGCCGGGGCCGCCGGAGGCGTGGTGTCGGAGGTTCCGCACGCCGACAGCAGGGCCGCAAGGGCAAGGGCCAGGGCGGGAGTCGTTCCGCGTACGGACGGCCGCCGGAAGGGGCGCGGGTGGTGCGGCGCGGTGCGGGCTGCGGGGTCGTGCACGGCGGGGGCGCCCTCTTCTTCCGGTAGGTCGGGTCTTCCGGCTCCTCGGAAAGGTCTAGACATATATGGCACGCTCCGCGGCGGCCGGGCAAGACCCCTGCGTGGCCGCTTACCGCCGACGGCGCCCGGTTCGTGTCCTCCCGTCCCCGTCTGGCATTATTGCGAGCTCTTTGCAATAACGAAGGAAGTGCACCAGATGAAGGCCCGGACCGTACGGGGAATGGCCGGGGCGACCGCGGCCGCGGTGATCGTCACGGGCGTGGCGGCCTGCTCGAACCCCGGGGGAGGTGCCGCGGCGGGCGCCGGGGCGGCCGACTCCGCCGTGGTCGGCATAGCCACCGAGCCGGAGAGCCTCAGCCCGCTGCTGGGCTACGGCAAGGACGGCAACTCGAAGATCTTCGACGGACTGCTGGCCCGCGACGCGGACATGAAGCTGAAGCCCGCGCTGGCCCGTGCCCTCCCGGAGGTCTCCGCGGACGGGCTGACGTACACCTACGCGCTCCGCCCGGGCGTGCGGTTCAGCGACGGGCAGCCGTTCGGCTCCAAGGACGTCGTCTTCACCTACAAGGCGATCCTCGACGCGAAGACGAACAACGCGTCCAAGTCCGAGCTCGACGCGATCGCGGACGTCACGGCGCGGGGCGACGACTCCGTCGTCTTCACACTGAAGTACCCCTACGCCCCCTTCGCCGAGCGGACCGTCCTGCCCATCGCCCCCGAGCACCTCGCGGGCGGACAGGACGTCAACAGCGGCGAGTTCACCACCAAGCCCGTCGGCACCGGACCGTACGTGCTCACCGCCTGGTCCAAGGGCGAGAAGCTGAGCTTCAAGGCCAACCCGACCTACTGGGGCGGCGAGCCCGCGGTGAAGAAGTTCACCATGGCGGTCATCAAGGACGACGACGTGCGCGCCACCCGGCTGCGCTCCGGCGAGCTGGACGGGGCCGTCCTGCCGCCGAACCTGGCCAAGGGGTTCGCGGCCGACAAGGCGCTCAAGACCTACGCGGCCAAGACCTACGACTACCGCCAGGTCACCCTGCCGACCGAGCACCCCGTCACCGGTGACACGGCCGTGCGCCAGGCCCTGGACATCGCGGTGGACCGGGACACGATGGTCGACAAGCTCCTGGAGGGCGCGGGCAAGGCCGCCTACGGCCCCGTCCCGACCGGCAGCCCGTGGTTCACCGCCGGCACCGAGCGCCCGTACGACCTCGCCAGTGCCAAGAAGATCCTCGACGACGCCGGCTGGATCCCCGGCGCCGACGGCATCCGCGCCAAGGACGGGATCCGCGCCGCCTTCCCGCTCTGGTACCCCTCCGGCGACAAGCTCCGCCAGGACCATGCCCTCGCCTTCGCCTCCGACGCCAAGAAGGCGGGCATCCAGGTCACCACCGAGTCCGGCAGCTGGGAGGTCATCGAGCCCCGGATGAAGACCGACGCCGTCCTCGCGGGCGGCGGCTCCCCGGCCGACCCGGACTTCGACCAGTACCTGACGCTGAACTCCGCGCTCGCGGGCGACGGCTTCAACAACATGGCCCGGTACGACAACCCGGCCGTCGACAAGGCGCTGCTCGACGGCCGCCGCAGCGCGGACCCGGCCGTCCGCAAGGCCGCGTACGACACGGTCCAGCGCGAGCTCGTCAAGAACCCGGGCTACGTCTACCTCACCCACATCGACCACCTCTACGTCGTGGCGGACAAGTGGGACGGGCCCACCACACAGACCGAGCCGCACGACCACGGCCTCGGAACCGGCCCCTGGTGGAACCTCGAGAGCTGGAAGCCCGAGCAGAAGTGAGCCGTCTCCACCGTTTCCACCGACTCCCGTGGGGGCCGATGGCGCGCATGGCGGGGCGGCGGACCCTGTTCGCCGGGCCGGTGCTGCTCGTCGTGACCTTCGGGGTGTTCGCCGTCGCCGCACTGTCGCCCTTCGACCCCGTCAAGGCCTACGCAGGCACCGCCGGGCTCACCGCCTCCCAGGCCGAACTCGACCAGCTGCGGGTCAACCTCGGGGTGGACCAGCCCCTGCTCGCGCGCTGGTGGGAGTGGCTCACCTCGGCGCTGACCGGCGACCTCGGCACCTCCGCCGTGATGCGCCAGCCCGTCTCCGACGTCATCGCCGAGCGGCTCGGCTGGTCGGCGCTGCTCGCGGTGTGCGCCTTCGCCTTCGCCGTCCTGGTGGGCACCGGACTCGGCGTCCTGGCCGCACGCCGGCCGGGCGGGCGCCTGGACCGGGCCGTCTCCGGGCTCGCGTACACCCTCGAAGCGGCCCCGGCCTTCTGGCTGGGCCTGCTCGCCGTCTGGTTCTTCTCGGTGCGCCTGGGCGTGCTGCCGTCCGGTGGCCTCACCGACGCGGGCAGCGACGTGGTCACCGCCGGGCAGGTGGCCCGCCACCTGGTGCTGCCCGCGCTGGTCCTCGGCATCTCCCAACTGCCCTGGTTCTTCCTGTACGTCCGGCAGGGCGTGGCCGACGCGCTGGAGGAGGATCCCGTACGGGGCGCCCGCGCGCGGGGCCTGGGGGAGCGGCGGGTGCTGCTCGGCCACGGGCTGCGCTCGGGCATGCTCCCCATGCTGACCCTGATCGGGTCGCGGGTGCCGGAGCTGATCACCGGCGCGCTCCTGGTGGAGACCGTCTTCAGCTGGCCCGGCATCGCCGCGGCCACCGTGCAGGCCGCGACCTCGGTGGACTTCCCGCTGCTGGCCGCGCTGACGGTGCTGGCGACGGCGGCCGTGCTCGCCGGAAACCTGCTGTCCGACCTGCTCTACGGACTCGCGGACCCGAGGGTGGGCTTCGATGGCTGATGTCACGCACGCGACGGACGCGACCGACGCGACCGACGCGACTGAAACGACCGACACGGTCGGAGCGCAGCTCTGGCGGTCCCGCGGCCGCGACCGGAGCTCCACCCGGACCCTGCGGGTGCGGACCTCGGCGGTGATCGTCGTCCTCATCGCGCTGGCGGTGCTGCTCGTGCCGCCGCTGGTCCAACTCGACCAGCAGGCGGTCGACTTGTCGGCAAAGCTGCTGCCGCCCTCCTGGGCCCATCCCTTCGGCACCGACGACGTGGGCCGCGACCTGCTGCTGCGCTGCGTGTACGGGCTGCGCGTCTCGCTGCTGGTAGGGCTGGTGGCGGCGCTGGTCGCCACCGTCCTCGGCACAGCGGTCGGCGCGCTCGCGGGAGCGCTCGGCGGGTGGCCGGACCGGTGCCTCATGCGCGTGGTGGACGCGCTGTCCTCGATCCCGCACCTGCTGCTCGGCATCTTCATCGTGGCGATGTTCCGGCCGGGGGTGTGGCCGGTGGTCGTCTCGGTGGCGCTGACCCATTGGCTGTCGACGGCCCGCATCGTCCGCGCGGAGGTGCTCTCGCTGCGTTCGCGGCCCTATCTGGACGCGGCCGTCTCGGGCGGCGCCTCGCGGTGGCGGGTGACCGTACGCCACCTCGTGCCCGGAGTCCTGCCGCAGGCGGGGCTCGCCGCCGTGCTGATGGTCCCGCACGCCATGTGGCACGAGTCGGCCCTGTCCTTCCTGGGCCTCGGCCTGCCGGCGCACCAGGCGAGCCTGGGCAATCTGGTCCAGACGGCCCGCGGTTCGCTGCTCGCCGGCGACTGGTGGCCCACGCTCTTCCCCGGGCTCCTCCTGATCGTCCCGACCCTGGCCATCGCCGGCCTCGCGGGCGCCTGGCGCGAACGCCTCAACCCCCGCCGCCGCTCGGAGCTCAGCCTGTGAAGGAGCCCAGCCCGTGAAAACCCCCGTCCCTTCGGAACCGAACCCGGCGTCGGCGTCGGCGCCGGCCTCCGGGTCCGCGCCGGAGACCGCCCGGCCCGTGCTCGCCCTGGACCGGCTCTCCGTGCGCTTCCGCATGCGCGGCGGCCGGTACGTCGCGGCCGTCACCGACGCCACGCTCGCCCTGGCCCCCGGCGAATGCCTCGCCCTCGTCGGCGAGAGCGGCTGCGGCAAGTCCGTGCTCGCCTCCGCCCTCCTCGGCCTGCTCCCCGGCAACGCCGAGACCGCCGGCGCGGCCCGGCTCGCCGACGGGACCGACCTGCTCGCCCTCGACGAGCGCACCCTCGCCCGGACCGTACGGGGCCGTCGCGTCGCCCTGGTCCCGCAGAGCCCCGCCGCGCACCTCACCCCGGTCCGCACCATCCGCTCCCACCTGGAGGAAACGGTCCGCGAACTGACCGGGGCCGCCGGACGGAAGTCCCGGTCGCAGCTGCGGGAGGCCGCCGAAGCGGCGGCCGGGCGGGCGTCCTTCCCCGCCACCCACCTGGACCGCCATCCCCACGAACTCTCCGGCGGGCTCGCCCAGCGCGCCGCCACCGCACTCGCGCTGATCGGCGACGCGCCCCTGCTGCTCGCCGACGAGCCGACCACCGGCCTCGACCGGGACCTCGTCGACCGCACCGTCGACGAGCTGCGCGCCCACACCCGGGAGGCCGGCCGGGCGTTGCTGATGATCACGCACGACCTCGCGGCGGCCCACCGCATCGCCGACACCGTGGCCGTCATGTACGCGGGCCGCATCGTGGAAACCGCCCCCGCCGGAGCCTTCTTCGGCGCTCCGGGCCCCCGCCACCCCTACGCGCGCGGGCTCCTCGACGCCCTCCCCGAGCGGGCCTTCACCCCCGTCCCGGGCGCCCCGCCCGAACTCGGCGCGCTCCCGCCCGGCTGCGCCTTCGCCGCACGCTGTCCGCGCGCCGATTCCCGCTGCCGGGCCGAGCGGCCCCCGCTCACCGAAGGGGTGGCCTGCCACCATGCTTGAGCTCACCGGCATCACCGCCGGGTACGACCGCCGCGCCCCCGTCGTACGCGGAGCCCACCTGAGGCTCGCCCCCGGCGCCTCCCTCGGACTGCTCGGCCCCAGCGGCTGCGGCAAGTCCACCCTGGCCAGGGTCGCCGCACTGCTGCACCGCCCCGACCGGGGGACCGTGGCCTTCGACGGCCGCGCCGCGGCCGGCTTCCGGCACCGCGCGCCGCGCGCCCTGCGCACCTCGGTCGGCATGGTGTTCCAGCAGCCCCGGCTGGCGGCGGACCCCCGGCTCACGCTGCGCGAGCTCGTCGCCGAGCCGCTCCGGGCGACCGGACGGCGTGGTGAGATCGACGCCACCGTCCCCGCGTTGGCGGACCGGGTCGGCCTCGGCGCCGACCTGCTCGGCCGACGGCCCCACGAGGTCAGCGACGGGCAGCTGCAACGGGCCTGCGT is a window encoding:
- a CDS encoding NB-ARC domain-containing protein, which gives rise to MPGNLPPETASFVGRERELGLLSDLLRERRLVTLTGVGGVGKSRLALRAAADPRQRRPDGVWWVELSPLRDVDLLTATVAHTIGLAHQSPRPLDEELCAWMADKELLIVLDTCEHLVAACRHLVGELLQSAPGLTVLITTREPLRTPGEHLVEVSPLPSDGPESDALVLFRARALAATPHAAAAFADPDRVALAADICRRLDGIPLALELAGARMRLWTLEQMTQRLEGRFDLLSGTTTARLPRHQTMRTAIGWSHELCEPVERLLWARLSVFTGDFDVAAARAVCSGGPLPAARVERVLAGLVAKSVVRCSRERGAGARYRLLDTIREYGQDWLAELGEERVVADRHAHWYAALSKAADPGWMGPGQVDWYRRMTAEHAQLRTALEHLLRSDPTAALETAGALWFFWFSCGHVNEGRSFLERALSRGPRSGAAYVQALWALGLTTLLQGDLATAEELGKACTAAAAALADPEPELRAAYLHAVSVLMPGDPVRALALAGPRARGGHGGRPSGVGWLLCRLATGYALCDLGRFEEAEREARGLREACSELGERWLRAYADYILAVAAFGLGHHGEAARHARAMLSGKRLLGDRFGIALGLDLLAAAVAAMGDGELAARLLGTGHAWWRTVGRPQMGSPSLTAVRDQGERQARAAIGDEAYENAFLGGAAVSTG
- a CDS encoding fibronectin type III domain-containing protein codes for the protein MHDPAARTAPHHPRPFRRPSVRGTTPALALALAALLSACGTSDTTPPAAPAGLTAQAGSATTVHVMWQSPAPSDGVTSFLVFQADRLVRELPADKTMTDITGLAPQTSYAFTVRARDAAGNTSPAAATASATTPAAKAEDRQAPTAPPRTEGQALGPTSARLTWAAATDDTGVTAYDVYQGDARIHTVGPGVTTTVLEDLRPDSVYTFTVKARDGADNSSPAGPAADVTTPPGPGQRTGTAPADFTAAASPGAVTLAWTAPATGRETSEYELYVNGRPTTVIQFGAGAVPSGRAEHRLTVAEPPGTVWTVKLRARLPDGTWGAFSAERRVVLAS
- a CDS encoding ABC transporter substrate-binding protein — its product is MKARTVRGMAGATAAAVIVTGVAACSNPGGGAAAGAGAADSAVVGIATEPESLSPLLGYGKDGNSKIFDGLLARDADMKLKPALARALPEVSADGLTYTYALRPGVRFSDGQPFGSKDVVFTYKAILDAKTNNASKSELDAIADVTARGDDSVVFTLKYPYAPFAERTVLPIAPEHLAGGQDVNSGEFTTKPVGTGPYVLTAWSKGEKLSFKANPTYWGGEPAVKKFTMAVIKDDDVRATRLRSGELDGAVLPPNLAKGFAADKALKTYAAKTYDYRQVTLPTEHPVTGDTAVRQALDIAVDRDTMVDKLLEGAGKAAYGPVPTGSPWFTAGTERPYDLASAKKILDDAGWIPGADGIRAKDGIRAAFPLWYPSGDKLRQDHALAFASDAKKAGIQVTTESGSWEVIEPRMKTDAVLAGGGSPADPDFDQYLTLNSALAGDGFNNMARYDNPAVDKALLDGRRSADPAVRKAAYDTVQRELVKNPGYVYLTHIDHLYVVADKWDGPTTQTEPHDHGLGTGPWWNLESWKPEQK
- a CDS encoding ABC transporter permease, translating into MARMAGRRTLFAGPVLLVVTFGVFAVAALSPFDPVKAYAGTAGLTASQAELDQLRVNLGVDQPLLARWWEWLTSALTGDLGTSAVMRQPVSDVIAERLGWSALLAVCAFAFAVLVGTGLGVLAARRPGGRLDRAVSGLAYTLEAAPAFWLGLLAVWFFSVRLGVLPSGGLTDAGSDVVTAGQVARHLVLPALVLGISQLPWFFLYVRQGVADALEEDPVRGARARGLGERRVLLGHGLRSGMLPMLTLIGSRVPELITGALLVETVFSWPGIAAATVQAATSVDFPLLAALTVLATAAVLAGNLLSDLLYGLADPRVGFDG
- a CDS encoding ABC transporter permease gives rise to the protein MADVTHATDATDATDATETTDTVGAQLWRSRGRDRSSTRTLRVRTSAVIVVLIALAVLLVPPLVQLDQQAVDLSAKLLPPSWAHPFGTDDVGRDLLLRCVYGLRVSLLVGLVAALVATVLGTAVGALAGALGGWPDRCLMRVVDALSSIPHLLLGIFIVAMFRPGVWPVVVSVALTHWLSTARIVRAEVLSLRSRPYLDAAVSGGASRWRVTVRHLVPGVLPQAGLAAVLMVPHAMWHESALSFLGLGLPAHQASLGNLVQTARGSLLAGDWWPTLFPGLLLIVPTLAIAGLAGAWRERLNPRRRSELSL
- a CDS encoding ABC transporter ATP-binding protein translates to MRGGRYVAAVTDATLALAPGECLALVGESGCGKSVLASALLGLLPGNAETAGAARLADGTDLLALDERTLARTVRGRRVALVPQSPAAHLTPVRTIRSHLEETVRELTGAAGRKSRSQLREAAEAAAGRASFPATHLDRHPHELSGGLAQRAATALALIGDAPLLLADEPTTGLDRDLVDRTVDELRAHTREAGRALLMITHDLAAAHRIADTVAVMYAGRIVETAPAGAFFGAPGPRHPYARGLLDALPERAFTPVPGAPPELGALPPGCAFAARCPRADSRCRAERPPLTEGVACHHA
- a CDS encoding ABC transporter ATP-binding protein, yielding MLELTGITAGYDRRAPVVRGAHLRLAPGASLGLLGPSGCGKSTLARVAALLHRPDRGTVAFDGRAAAGFRHRAPRALRTSVGMVFQQPRLAADPRLTLRELVAEPLRATGRRGEIDATVPALADRVGLGADLLGRRPHEVSDGQLQRACVARALVLRPRWLVCDEMTAMLDASTTAALVGVVEEYRAESGAGLLAVGHDAVLLGRWCGRTAHWDEIVKD